The nucleotide sequence CGATGGCCTGGATGCGCGCCAACCTGTTCTCCAGTTGGCTCAATACCCTGCTGACGCTGTTGGCGTTCTACCTGATCTACCTGGTGGTGCCGCCGATCCTGCAGTGGGCCATCCTCGATGCCAACTGGGTCGGCACCACCCGCGCCGACTGCACCAAGGAAGGCGCGTGCTGGGTGTTTATCCAGCAGCGCTTCGGGCAGTTCATGTACGGCTATTACCCCGGCGACCTGCGCTGGCGTGTGGACCTGACCGTGTGGCTGGCCATCGTCGGCGTGGCGCCGTTGTTCATCTCGCGTTTCCCACGCAAGGCGGTCTATGGCCTGAGCTTCCTGGTGCTGTACCCGATCATCGCCTACTTCCTGCTGCACGGCGGGATCTTCGGGCTGACCAATGTGGCCACCAGCCAATGGGGCGGCCTGATGCTGACCCTGGTCATCGCCACCGTCGGCATCGCCGGCGCCTTGCCTCTGGGCATTGTGCTGGCCTTGGGGCGGCGCTCGAACATGCCGGCGATTCGTGTGGTCTGCGTGACCTTTATCGAGTTCTGGCGCGGCGTGCCGTTGATCACCGTGCTGTTCATGTCCTCGGTGATGCTGCCCTTGTTCCTGCCCGAAGGCATGGGCATCGACAAGCTGCTGCGGGCGTTGATCGGCGTGATCCTGTTCCAGTCGGCCTACGTGGCCGAAGTGGTGCGCGGTGGCTTGCAGGCGATTCCCAAAGGTCAGTACGAAGCGGCCGCGGCGATGGGCCTGGGTTACTGGCGCAG is from Pseudomonas marginalis and encodes:
- a CDS encoding amino acid ABC transporter permease, yielding MSSHTFKPDMPPPSKVFGPMAWMRANLFSSWLNTLLTLLAFYLIYLVVPPILQWAILDANWVGTTRADCTKEGACWVFIQQRFGQFMYGYYPGDLRWRVDLTVWLAIVGVAPLFISRFPRKAVYGLSFLVLYPIIAYFLLHGGIFGLTNVATSQWGGLMLTLVIATVGIAGALPLGIVLALGRRSNMPAIRVVCVTFIEFWRGVPLITVLFMSSVMLPLFLPEGMGIDKLLRALIGVILFQSAYVAEVVRGGLQAIPKGQYEAAAAMGLGYWRSMGLVILPQALKMVIPGIVNTFIALFKDTSLVIIIGLFDLLNSVKQAAADPKWLGMATEGYVFAALVFWIFCFGMSRYSIHLEHKLDTGHKR